One Mycolicibacter sp. MU0083 DNA window includes the following coding sequences:
- a CDS encoding MinD/ParA family protein, giving the protein MTSPWNGPNMPEEGAARREPATGHRYRDSVSDSMRISDLATPRKIPPGSGWRKLVYVASGKVINPGESPHERHYRDLRNRIRRHIRRQYVITLVSGKGGTGVTTLAAAIGSVFRECRPENVIAIDAVPGFGTLSDRIDEHPPGDYSAVLSDTDVQGYSDIREHLGQNAVGLDVLAGNRTSDQLRPLVPAMFSGVLSRLRRTHNVIIVDTAADLEHPVMKPVLENTDTLVFVSGITADQSRPVLRAVDYLASQGYHELVSRSTVILNHSAPAQDNAAVAYLSERFSKTGATVEVMPYDAHLAKGGIIDVQNEVKKKTRLRLFEMTAGLADKFVPDTER; this is encoded by the coding sequence GTGACGAGCCCATGGAATGGCCCTAATATGCCCGAAGAAGGCGCCGCGCGGCGGGAACCGGCGACAGGTCACCGTTACCGGGATTCCGTATCGGATTCCATGCGCATTTCCGACCTGGCGACGCCCCGCAAGATTCCACCCGGTTCGGGCTGGCGCAAACTGGTTTATGTTGCATCTGGGAAAGTCATCAACCCCGGGGAATCTCCGCACGAACGCCATTACCGCGATTTGCGTAATCGAATTCGCCGACACATCCGCCGTCAGTACGTGATCACGCTGGTCTCCGGGAAGGGCGGTACCGGTGTGACAACCCTCGCGGCGGCAATCGGCAGCGTATTCCGGGAATGCCGACCGGAGAATGTAATCGCGATCGACGCCGTCCCGGGATTCGGAACCCTCTCGGATCGCATCGACGAACATCCACCCGGTGACTACTCGGCCGTACTCAGCGACACCGACGTGCAGGGATACTCCGATATCCGCGAACACCTCGGGCAGAATGCGGTGGGCTTGGACGTACTGGCCGGAAACCGCACCTCCGATCAGCTGCGCCCACTCGTCCCGGCCATGTTCAGCGGGGTGTTGTCGCGCTTGCGGCGGACTCACAACGTGATCATCGTCGACACCGCGGCCGACCTCGAACACCCCGTCATGAAGCCGGTGCTGGAGAACACCGACACGTTGGTATTCGTTTCCGGAATCACCGCCGACCAGTCCCGTCCGGTATTGCGTGCCGTCGACTATCTGGCGTCACAGGGCTACCACGAATTGGTGTCGCGCTCGACGGTGATCCTCAACCACTCCGCGCCCGCCCAGGACAACGCCGCCGTGGCCTATCTCTCCGAGCGCTTCAGCAAAACCGGTGCGACCGTGGAAGTCATGCCCTATGACGCACATCTGGCCAAAGGCGGCATCATCGACGTTCAGAACGAGGTGAAGAAGAAGACCCGACTGCGGCTATTCGAGATGACCGCCGGTCTGGCGGATAAATTTGTGCCCGACACCGAAAGGTGA
- a CDS encoding PPE family protein has product MADPGWAARTPETNDLLIKSGAGVPTMLTNAAAWTALGVAHHASGIASAVNTALTSIGWVGAGSEGSVFNATLLNVALHGLAGWVDVKAPIVAAAVEAYQLAYGSMRTAQECEENRIETAVDYDVNPSVLGALSPRIVSLEYQYFGLFWPNNAAVGASYGATLTALTSSLMVPAPVAGMGASPAAPAAAVGAVGEAASRAAAGGAMRAAYTGTSMASNATGQGASAAQGMGSELSSMLGPVQQIGSTLTQAPQSLMQMPQSMMSPMQSLMGMFMNPNMLGGALQPAGAGGVPASAMLANATSGSGAGFGGGGAGAPVSAFTRPVSAFESAGGRPVGLRPSGALGSVESSRATTTGAGGMGGMPIAHGAAGKGPGGRPADRANTVRVIDNRT; this is encoded by the coding sequence GTGGCCGATCCGGGGTGGGCAGCCCGAACGCCGGAGACCAACGACCTGTTGATCAAATCCGGCGCGGGGGTCCCGACCATGCTGACCAACGCGGCGGCGTGGACTGCCCTCGGTGTCGCCCACCACGCTTCGGGAATCGCTTCGGCGGTCAACACCGCCTTGACTTCGATCGGCTGGGTCGGCGCCGGATCGGAGGGTTCCGTGTTCAATGCGACGTTGCTCAACGTGGCCCTGCACGGACTGGCCGGCTGGGTAGACGTCAAGGCGCCCATCGTCGCGGCGGCAGTCGAGGCCTATCAGTTGGCCTACGGCAGTATGCGCACCGCCCAAGAGTGCGAGGAAAACCGCATCGAGACCGCCGTCGACTACGACGTAAACCCGTCGGTCCTCGGTGCGTTGAGTCCTCGGATCGTGTCGCTGGAATACCAGTACTTCGGCCTGTTCTGGCCCAATAACGCGGCGGTGGGCGCCTCATATGGCGCGACGCTGACCGCGCTCACCTCCAGCCTGATGGTTCCCGCACCGGTGGCCGGGATGGGCGCATCGCCCGCGGCACCGGCGGCGGCAGTCGGCGCCGTCGGAGAAGCGGCGTCCCGGGCCGCTGCCGGAGGCGCTATGCGTGCGGCCTACACGGGCACATCCATGGCGAGCAATGCCACCGGGCAGGGGGCGTCCGCCGCTCAGGGCATGGGAAGCGAGCTGAGCTCGATGCTGGGTCCGGTTCAGCAGATCGGCTCGACGCTGACGCAGGCGCCGCAATCGCTGATGCAGATGCCGCAATCGATGATGAGCCCGATGCAGTCCCTGATGGGAATGTTCATGAACCCGAACATGCTCGGCGGCGCACTGCAGCCCGCCGGAGCCGGCGGCGTGCCGGCCTCGGCGATGCTGGCCAACGCCACCTCCGGCTCCGGTGCCGGCTTCGGCGGTGGGGGTGCGGGCGCACCGGTATCGGCGTTCACCCGACCGGTGAGCGCATTCGAGTCGGCCGGCGGCCGGCCGGTGGGATTGCGGCCCAGCGGGGCCCTGGGCTCCGTCGAGTCGTCACGGGCGACGACCACCGGCGCTGGGGGAATGGGGGGAATGCCCATCGCCCACGGTGCCGCCGGCAAGGGTCCGGGCGGCCGGCCCGCCGACCGGGCGAACACAGTGCGGGTCATCGACAACCGGACTTGA
- a CDS encoding WXG100 family type VII secretion target, translated as MAAIVVTPELMRNTASKLSQHIEHAQAIANQYLADHENILSAATWDGAGSQASYTTAAQIHDDMQKVLIGGSRLTEGLNQAAALMESHESHSEHAFHALFGGQSA; from the coding sequence ATGGCAGCCATAGTTGTCACGCCCGAACTGATGCGGAACACCGCGTCGAAGTTGTCGCAACACATCGAACACGCTCAGGCGATCGCCAATCAGTACTTGGCCGACCACGAAAACATCCTGAGCGCGGCGACCTGGGATGGCGCGGGATCGCAAGCCTCGTACACCACCGCGGCACAGATCCACGACGACATGCAGAAGGTGCTCATCGGCGGCAGCCGCCTGACGGAGGGCCTCAACCAGGCCGCTGCCCTCATGGAATCTCATGAATCCCACTCCGAGCACGCATTCCACGCGCTGTTCGGCGGACAGTCCGCCTAG
- a CDS encoding PE domain-containing protein, which produces MFSVEPEAVLASSGVEAGISAETEVAAAAAGPALLGVLPMGNDPDSIAFHAALLASGSEYLGIVAEHSAQRGLFSGAQATASGVYGATEALRAATVALGG; this is translated from the coding sequence ATGTTCTCTGTAGAACCAGAAGCCGTCCTGGCATCCTCGGGCGTCGAAGCCGGAATCAGCGCTGAAACCGAGGTCGCCGCCGCCGCTGCCGGCCCCGCCCTGCTGGGCGTACTACCGATGGGCAATGACCCGGATTCCATCGCATTTCATGCCGCTCTACTGGCGTCCGGAAGCGAATACCTGGGCATCGTCGCCGAGCATTCGGCCCAGCGCGGGTTGTTCTCCGGCGCCCAGGCAACGGCCTCGGGCGTATACGGCGCCACCGAGGCACTGCGCGCCGCCACCGTCGCCCTCGGCGGCTAG
- a CDS encoding ESX secretion-associated protein EspG has product MLTTTLDGLWVLQAVTGIEQLCPELGLRPLLPRLDTAERALGHPVAQELMELGVLDSGGEADPMVREWLTVVMRRDIALLVTLNFPGRPYGDPQHMTRVSISRFASWWVVLERHDQQIRLYPAGSAIDQAAAGDLLVGQVERLCGVAEAAALRPVTLDTEELLAQVRDRDSLQRYLAAQHLDVDQQQIVATAADPKLSGQADIVAFQPGAGPEELARTAIGDTSVLISDTPSGRVCVENIDNGGRRYQIVSPGTRADLAHAILRLIARLPAGADWHSHRRVV; this is encoded by the coding sequence GTGCTGACGACGACGCTCGACGGCCTGTGGGTGCTACAGGCCGTCACCGGGATCGAACAACTCTGCCCGGAGTTGGGCCTTCGGCCGCTGCTACCCCGCTTGGACACCGCCGAGCGGGCACTCGGTCATCCCGTCGCCCAAGAGTTGATGGAACTCGGCGTACTCGACAGCGGGGGCGAGGCGGACCCCATGGTCCGGGAATGGTTGACGGTGGTCATGCGGCGCGACATCGCGCTGCTGGTGACCCTGAATTTTCCCGGGCGACCGTACGGCGACCCGCAGCACATGACCCGGGTCTCGATCAGCCGATTCGCTTCTTGGTGGGTGGTGCTGGAACGGCACGATCAACAGATCCGGCTCTACCCGGCCGGCAGTGCCATCGATCAGGCGGCCGCCGGTGATCTTCTCGTCGGTCAGGTCGAGCGGTTGTGCGGTGTCGCCGAAGCGGCGGCACTGCGGCCGGTCACGCTGGACACCGAAGAACTGCTCGCACAGGTTCGTGACCGCGATAGCCTGCAGCGTTATCTGGCCGCGCAACATCTCGACGTCGACCAGCAACAGATCGTGGCGACCGCCGCCGACCCGAAACTGTCGGGGCAGGCCGACATCGTTGCGTTCCAGCCCGGCGCAGGCCCTGAGGAATTGGCCCGAACGGCCATCGGGGATACCTCGGTACTGATCTCGGACACCCCCTCGGGTCGGGTCTGCGTCGAGAACATCGACAACGGGGGCCGGCGCTACCAGATCGTCTCCCCCGGCACCCGCGCCGACCTCGCCCACGCAATCCTGCGGCTCATCGCTCGGCTCCCGGCCGGAGCGGACTGGCATTCACATAGGCGGGTCGTATGA
- a CDS encoding WXG100 family type VII secretion target produces the protein MDGITYHPGAVSDHAHGVISSAGTLDQIHADSNQLTQMLTEYFGGHGATGFFEAQAQMLSGLQGLIETIGQHGSTIGSVLEGAMQTDQTINSLF, from the coding sequence ATGGACGGCATTACCTATCACCCCGGCGCCGTCAGCGATCACGCTCACGGCGTGATCAGCAGCGCCGGCACTCTGGACCAGATCCACGCGGATTCCAACCAGCTCACTCAGATGCTGACCGAGTACTTCGGCGGCCACGGCGCCACCGGATTCTTCGAAGCGCAGGCGCAGATGCTCTCCGGCCTGCAGGGGCTGATCGAGACCATCGGTCAGCACGGCTCCACCATCGGGTCCGTGCTCGAGGGTGCCATGCAGACCGACCAGACGATCAACAGCCTTTTTTGA